One genomic region from SAR324 cluster bacterium encodes:
- a CDS encoding flagellin, whose protein sequence is MRIKHNISSLNSLRHAGNTMDRVKDSLQKLSSGLSINSGADSPANLIASERMRGRIIGLQQAHENASLSVSIVQTAEGALNEISSILLRLKQLTVHAANEATNDKQMLAADQQEIEHLLSSLDRIAKNTVWGTKNLLDGSMGVNGTTVGENLRFISAEAYTNMSPEDGFEIDITQVANRAEKKGIIPIDVENMGEGLVLFLNEGGKNATIDTRFGDFKVEIEKIRKNAIENPQRFPPEDMSRDIRTIVVNRLQSAIDEAGLALHAFMDPNGLLTVRHNDFGDKAIFSVTSSIAGIGSEEANVASFSKAGKNVEGTIAGQIAMGDGQFLTAIDGTKASGVTVAYEREIGLKEVPVLDQRGVQVGTEFIEESNEEVVGGGPEGYVHVAQFSNEFQLGPNAGQSERLSLKNVKANMLGQGIENNSGFQSLTDIDVTTSQGAQDSNKVVDAAIDQISTLRADLGAFQKNALESNLNSLRIAEENLTSAESTIRDADVAQQMSQLTGDQIMLSANTAMIAQANQVPRTVLGLIENSSF, encoded by the coding sequence ATGCGCATCAAGCACAACATTTCCTCACTTAATTCACTGCGCCATGCAGGTAACACGATGGATCGTGTTAAGGATTCATTGCAGAAGTTAAGTTCGGGACTCAGTATCAACTCTGGTGCAGACAGCCCCGCGAATTTGATTGCCTCTGAAAGAATGAGGGGACGAATCATTGGTTTGCAGCAAGCACACGAGAACGCATCACTGTCTGTTTCGATTGTTCAGACCGCTGAAGGTGCTTTGAACGAGATCAGCAGCATTTTGCTTCGACTAAAGCAACTAACGGTTCACGCTGCTAACGAAGCCACCAATGACAAGCAGATGCTTGCCGCAGATCAGCAAGAGATTGAACATTTGTTGAGCTCGCTGGATCGAATTGCGAAAAACACGGTCTGGGGAACGAAAAACCTTTTAGATGGATCAATGGGCGTCAACGGAACAACCGTTGGTGAAAATCTTCGTTTCATTTCGGCAGAGGCCTACACTAACATGTCTCCTGAAGACGGGTTTGAAATTGACATTACTCAGGTGGCAAATCGAGCTGAAAAGAAGGGGATCATTCCGATTGATGTTGAAAATATGGGAGAAGGCTTAGTGCTCTTCCTGAATGAAGGGGGTAAGAATGCTACCATTGACACTCGCTTTGGAGATTTTAAAGTAGAGATTGAAAAGATTCGCAAAAACGCCATAGAAAATCCCCAGAGATTCCCTCCTGAAGATATGTCACGTGATATTCGAACTATCGTTGTCAATCGGCTTCAATCTGCAATTGATGAAGCAGGATTGGCACTGCACGCCTTCATGGATCCTAATGGGTTACTGACAGTGCGCCACAACGATTTTGGGGACAAGGCCATTTTCTCAGTGACAAGTTCTATCGCTGGTATTGGTTCTGAGGAAGCAAATGTGGCTTCTTTCTCCAAAGCTGGTAAAAATGTAGAAGGAACGATTGCTGGTCAAATTGCGATGGGTGATGGACAGTTCCTGACGGCGATTGATGGTACAAAAGCCAGTGGAGTCACAGTGGCGTATGAGCGAGAGATTGGCTTGAAGGAAGTGCCAGTATTAGATCAGCGCGGTGTTCAGGTTGGGACTGAGTTTATTGAGGAATCCAACGAGGAAGTCGTTGGTGGCGGCCCAGAAGGATATGTTCACGTAGCTCAGTTCTCGAATGAGTTTCAGCTTGGGCCTAATGCTGGACAAAGTGAGCGACTATCCTTGAAGAACGTGAAAGCCAACATGCTTGGTCAAGGAATAGAGAACAATAGTGGGTTTCAAAGCCTTACAGACATTGATGTGACCACCTCACAGGGAGCTCAGGACTCTAATAAGGTTGTGGACGCTGCAATTGATCAAATTTCAACACTACGAGCTGATCTTGGGGCGTTCCAGAAGAACGCTCTGGAAAGTAATCTGAACAGTCTCCGAATCGCAGAGGAAAATCTGACCAGCGCAGAGTCAACCATTCGAGATGCCGATGTAGCCCAGCAGATGTCCCAGTTGACTGGTGATCAGATCATGCTCTCAGCGAATACCGCCATGATCGCTCAAGCCAATCAGGTTCCGCGAACCGTTCTTGGATTGATTGAAAATTCATCTTTCTAA